A genomic segment from Phalacrocorax carbo chromosome W unlocalized genomic scaffold, bPhaCar2.1 SUPER_W_unloc_3, whole genome shotgun sequence encodes:
- the LOC135310861 gene encoding polycomb group RING finger protein 3-like isoform X2, producing the protein MMTRKIKLWDINAHITCHLCNGYLIDATTVTECLHTFCRSCLVKYLEENNTCPTCRIVIHQSHPLQYIGHDRTMQDIVYKLVPGLQEAEMKKQREFYHKLGMEVPGDIKGETCSAKQHLDSHRNGETKPDENSNKETSEEKQEEDNDYHRSDEQVSICLECNSSKLRGLKRKWIRCSAQATVLHLKKFIAKKLNLSSFNEKAPLLLHYRPKMDLL; encoded by the exons ATGATGACTAGAAAGATTAAGCTTTGGGACATTAATGCCCATATAACCTGTCATTTATGCAACGGATACCTGATTGATGCCACCACCGTAACAGAATGCTTACATACTT TCTGTAGAAGCTGCTTGGTGAAGTATTTGGAGGAAAACAACACCTGTCCAACATGTCGGATTGTTATACACCAGAGCCATCCATTACAGTATATCGG TCATGATAGAACAATGCAAGATATTGTTTACAAACTTGTGCCAGGCCTCCAAGAAG CggaaatgaaaaagcagagggaatTCTATCACAAATTGGGTATGGAAGTACCAGGGGACATCAAAGGGGAGACATGCTCTGCAAAGCAACATCTAGATTCACACCGCAATG GTGAAACTAAACCAGATGAAAATTCAAACAAAgaaacttctgaagaaaaacaggaagaagatAATGACTATCATCGAAGTGATGAACAG GTAAGCATCTGCTTGGAATGCAATAGCAGCAAATTACGTGGATTGAAACGAAAATGGATCCGCTGCTCAGCACAAGCAACAGTCTTGCATCTAAAGAAGTTTATTGCTAAAAAACTtaacctttcttcttttaatgag